The sequence TCTTCATGCTGGTGCTGACCTGGGGCGGCACACGCTATCCGTGGCTGTCGCCGACCGTGCTGGCGATGGTCGGCGGTGCGGTCGCGCTCGCCGTCAGCTTCGTCTGGCACGCGCGCCGGGCGGACGAGCCGTTCCTGCCGCTGCCGCTGCTCGGCGGACGCGTCGTGCCGTTCGGGCTGATGGCCGGCGGTTGCGCGCTCGGCGCGATCACGGGCCTCACGGTCCAGCTCCCGCTCTATTACGAATCCGTCTATCAGCTCAGCGCCAGCGAGGCGGGCCTTGCTCTGATCCCGCTGGCGGCCGTCTCCACCTGCGGCGCAGCCATCGCCGGCCGCACCATGGCGCGGGCCAAGCACTACAAGCGCGTCGCCATCGTCGGCACGTCCTGGGCCGCGCTGTGCGGTCTCGGCCTCACCCTGACGACGCTGCCGCTTTGGGGCCTCTTGACGCTGATGGCGGCCTTTGCGCTCGGCCTCGGCACCACCTTCCCGGTCTGCGTGGTCTCAGTGCAGAATTCGGTCGCGCGGCCGCAGGTCGGCACCATCACCGGCGCGTTGAACTTCTTCCGCTCGCTGATGTCATCCTTCACGGTCGCGGCTTTCGCGGCCATCCTGCTGATCGCGCTCGGTGCCGACATTCCGCTCGGCGAGCATCATGCTGCCGGCAGCGTCGCAATTCCCGCCGAGGACATGCGGCACGCGTTCCGTTACGTCTTCGGCGCCGCCACGGCATTGATGACCGCTGCTGCACTCTGCCTGATCGCGATGGAGGAGCGGCCGCTGGCGGGTCCCTCCACCTCGCAGCCGGCCGAGATGGCGGAGTAGGGCTAGCCGCCCCGATCGGCGTAGGGCTCGTCGGCGACGTTGCTCCCGGCCGCTTTTCGCGCCGTCGTCGCAAGATGAGATTTGAGTTGCGCAAGCGCTTCGGTGGACCAATCATGGACGTCGGTGACGGCGACCCAGGCATCGACGTAATGCTCGGGCGCGTAGACATGGCCGAAGCCCATCGGAGTATGGGTCGCGACCGCCATGTCGAGTGCAAGCTGCAGCATGGTCACGATGGGATACCATCGCAGCTCGGGCGAGACGTCCGGTCCGCGCGGGGCCGCCATCCAGGCTGGCGCCCGATAGGCGTCGCGGTAGGCGAAGAACGTGATCGCATCGCTGGCATATTGCAGATAGACGACGCGCATCGGGCCCCAGGGCGCATCCGGCGGCACCGTCGGTCCGTCCTGGTTCATGAAGCGGACGAAGCGGCTGTCGCGGAATTCCGGC comes from Bradyrhizobium sp. CCGE-LA001 and encodes:
- a CDS encoding MDR family MFS transporter; the protein is MNKFDRQSSSADIQALPDDIAEELSRLPSEVISVDDAPSIAPPVPLSQDEVRTIVISLMLTMFLAALDQTIVATALPTIGRQFQDVSNLSWVITAYLLASTAVAPVFGTLSDIYGRKAMIITSLSLFVAGSVLCAIAPNMPMLILARGLQGLGGGGIMPVVQTVISDVVSPRERGQYQAYFSSVWMVGGILGPVIGGVFAEHLHWSMIFWINLPLSAAAIALLLPKMKKIPVFHRRRKVDWLGGVLLMASAVVFMLVLTWGGTRYPWLSPTVLAMVGGAVALAVSFVWHARRADEPFLPLPLLGGRVVPFGLMAGGCALGAITGLTVQLPLYYESVYQLSASEAGLALIPLAAVSTCGAAIAGRTMARAKHYKRVAIVGTSWAALCGLGLTLTTLPLWGLLTLMAAFALGLGTTFPVCVVSVQNSVARPQVGTITGALNFFRSLMSSFTVAAFAAILLIALGADIPLGEHHAAGSVAIPAEDMRHAFRYVFGAATALMTAAALCLIAMEERPLAGPSTSQPAEMAE